Genomic window (Nitrospirota bacterium):
CTGAGGGAAGATAATGTTTACAAATACCTGAGACTTGGACATGCCTGTAGATATTCCGGCTTCCATCTGTCCCGCAGGCACTGCGAGTATGCCGGCCCTCACTATCTCTGCCTGATAAGCTGCAGCATAGACTGAAAGAGAGATGATTGCGCATCCCAGTATAGAAATTTTCACTCCTAATACAGGGAGGAAGAAATAAAACCAGAAGACAATCAGGAGCAGCGGGGTTGACCTTACAATATCTACGCAGGCGCCGCACGGATAGCGGATGTACCTTCTGACGGAGATCCTTCCCAGCCCGAGGATTATTGCAAAAGAGAGCCCTATGCCTATAGAAAGCAAAGCAAGAACAATATTCAGAGTGAGGCCTGTTAACGGAGCGTTTGGAAAACCGCCGATAAGATAGAACTTCCAGTTCGCGAGCTGCTCAAAGAAAAATTCCATTTATGTCCTCATACCGGCAGTTCCGGTCATATTGCTTTGCATCTCTTCTCAAGCCTGATAATGATCATCGCCATGGCAAGGGAGAGGCTTACATAAAAGACCGTTGCCAGAAAAGTCACCTCAAGCCCTCTGAATGTTATTGATTCGATCTGCTGGGTTGCCCATGTCAGTTCAGGAGCAGCTATAGCCATGCAGAGAGAGCTGTTCTTGAAATTATGTATCATCCTTGTGCCAAGCGGCGGGAGAATGGCCCTGAATGCCTCAGGCAGCATTATATATCTAAGCTGCTGGAGCCTGTTCAGCCCTGTTGAGACAGCAGCCTCTAAATGTCCTCTTGGCACTGACAAAAGTCCGGCCCTTACAATATCGGATACATAAGCGGAATTATCAACGGTAAGGCCGAGTATGCCGGCTACTACCGAATAGTAAGAATATTGATTCAGCATGTCCGTCAGCCGGGACGGGAGCATTTGCGGGAATATAAAATAGAAAAAGAGCAGCCAGAAGAGGCCCGGAATATTTCTTACGGTCTCAACATATAGTTTGGCCGGTATGTTAAGAACCTTGAATCTTGAGACCCTCATTATGGCAAGCGCTGTTCCGATTATCAGAGACATTACTGCTGTGACAACTGCTATGAGAAGTGTCAGCTTGACGCCGGTTATCAGCCAGCTGAGGTAAGGTTCCCTGAACGGGATGCTCCAGTCGAAGTCATATCTTAAATTGAAAAACTTCATGGTTTATAAATATTACTCTGTCAACTGCACTAAATGCAAACAGAGAGGCACGAAGAATTCTCCGTGCCTCTCCGGAATGCACAATTAACCTTATGCCCTTATATTAATCAGGCCATGTATACAGCATATCGCCGAAAGTATCTTTCGGTAAACGGGGCCTTGCGTTTATCGAAAGCGGGGCGATTCCCTTTGCACCGAACCACTTCTGATATATCTTCTCATATGTGCCGTCTTTCATCATGTCCTGAAGGATGAAACTTATCTTGTCTCTAAAGTCGCTCTCGTTTTCAGGAACGCCGATCCCGTAAAGTCCCGCGCTCCAGATCGCTCCGCCTACCGCCTCATACTCTTCTCCGAGGCTGCCTGCAACCGATGCCATGATCTGAGCGTCCTGAGAGTATGCGTCGATCTTGCCCTGTTTCAATGCCAGAAAGCCTTCCGCGCTGTTCTGGAAAGAGAGCATCTCAGGTTTTATATCTGTTACTTTTGCGATCTCCTGAGGCGCTGCGGTAAAAGCGTTTGAGCCCTGGTCAACACCTATCTTTTTCCCGCCAAGGTCTTTTATTGATTTGATCTTTCCCTTTTTAGCATAAAAGATCTTGCCTGTCCAAAAATATGGAGGCTCAGCGTAATCCATCTGCTCTTCACGGCTTCTGGTGGCGCTGATATTTGCAAGAGAGATGTCAATTGACCTGTTCGCCAAAAAGGCTATCCTTGTCTTGTTGTCAACCAGCACCCTTTCGATCTTTACGCCTAACTTTTCAGCGATTGCGGTGCCGAGGTCTACATCAAAGCCTGTCCACTCGCCTTTGTCATTAAGATAGTTCATGGGCGGGGTTGCATTGCCGTGTCCGATACGCACAACACCTCTTTTTGTTACTTCTTCAAGCAATGTCCCGGCAGTTGCCAATGCGACAAACGACATCACGAGCAATGCTGCCATCAGTACTGCTAAACTGCTTCTCTTCATGCTGAATTCTCCTTTTTTAAAGGTTTTTAATTTGAGGCTTAAAATAAGCCTGTTGATTATGTGTAAAACTTGCGGGGTAATCCCGGCTTATGACATAAGCTGATAGAGCAATATCAATGCCAGGATAATCTCTTTGAATTTTCAGGAAAAATTAAAGGCAGTCTGTTGTAATCTGTGCAAAAAAAATACAAGTGTTCATTTTCTGCTCAGATTATCATCTTTGTCTGAACTCATCTTTTCACGAAGCGTATTTCTTGAAATGCCGAGGAACTTTGCGGTTGTCACCTGATTGTTATTGTTCAGTTCAAGAGCTCTCTTGATCAGGATGCGCTCAAATGAAGCGATTGCATCTTTATAAATATTGGCGTCACCTTTATTGAGTAATTGGTCAGCAACATAAGAAAGCATATTTTCGATAGTATCTTTCACCGGTACTGTTTCCTGAAATGCTTCAGAGTCTTCAAGAGACAATACATCTTTCTGGCACAGCACCATGCCGCGGTGGATGATGTTCTGAAGCTCCCTGATATTCCCTGGCCAGTTGTAGCCCAGAAATTTCTTCAGCAGCTCAGGTGAGATGCCTTTTATCTCTTTGCCGAGTTCCCTGTTGTATCTTTGTATGAAATAATTAATGATATGTTCGATATCTTCCTTTCTCTCTCTAAGCGCGGGCACATGAATGCTGACGACATTCAGCCTCCAGTAGAGGTCATTCCTGAATTTGCCGCTCTGCTGCATCTCCTCAAGGTCTTTATTTGTCGCGGCGATAATTCTCACATCTGTTTTAATAGTCTCTTTTCCGCCGAGGCGCTGGAATGTCCCGTCCTGAAGCACCCTCAGGAGTTTTGCCTGAAGAGTTAATGGCATATCTCCTATCTCATCAAGGAACATGGTGCCTTTGTCGCACTGCTCGAACTTCCCTATCTTTCTGGTGTCAGCTCCGGAGAACGCGCCTTTCTCATGTCCGAAGAGTTCGCTCTCAAGAAGGGTCTCAGGTATTGCGGCGCAGTTCACAGGCAGGAAAGGTTTATTGACCCGGTCGCTGTGATGATAGATCGCCCTTGCTATAAGCTCTTTGCCTGTCCCTGTCTCTCCCCTTAAGAGCACTGTAACATCGCTTTCAGCGACCTGCCCGATCTTCTTGTATATCTCAAGTATCGCCGGGCTCTTCCCGATTATCCTGTCGCCTTCTTCCATGTCAGTCTCCTCAAAGGTCACGGGAGATGACATCTTTCTTTCGGCTAACGCCCGTTCCACCAGTGAGATCATGTCGGTATTGTCAAAAGGCTTGATGAGATAATCATATGCGCCGTACTTCATAGCTGTGATGGCCCTGTCGGAAGTGCTGTAGGCTGTCATCATGATAATGGTAAGCGAGGGGTGCAGGGATTTAAGTTTCTGGAGCGTCTCAAGCCCGTCCATCTTGGGCATTGAGACATCCATTATTATGAGAGCCGGTTTCTCAGCCCCTGACTTTTCAATAGCCTCTATCCCGTTATTGGCGGTTATGACATCATATCCCTGCCTGCCCAATATTTTCTTGAATGAATAGCAGACTCCCTGTTCATCATCTACTACAAGTATCTTATCCATGCGCTGTTCCTTTAGGCAGCCTGACGGTGAATACGGTCCCCAGCTTTTCACTGCTGCTGAAGTAGAGCCTCCCGCCGTGCGTTTTAATTATATTATACGCAATCGAGAGCCCGAGGCCTGTGCCTGTCTCTTTTGTGGTAAAGAAGGGGTCAAATACTTTGGCCTTCAGGTCAGGCGGTATGCCGCTGCCTCTGTCCCATACCATTACCTCCACAAAGTTCTCGTCTGTCTTGCCTGATATCCTTATCTCTCCGCCTTTTGGCATCGCCTCTATGGCATTAAGCACAAGGTTCAGAAAGACCTGCTCCAGCAGCGACCGGTCGGCATATACAGCAGGCAGCGTCTCAAGCATGTCCATATGTATCGTTATGTTATGTCTTTGAATGTCAAACGTGGCGAGCGAAAGTACTCTGTCAATAAGGCTCTTAAGGTTCACCTTCGCAATGTTCGTGCCTTTCTGTTTCACAAAGCCTAAAAAACCTGAGAGGATATTATCTATCTTGTCTATCTCATTGGTTATTACTGCCGCATCTTCCCTTGTCATATCAGGCTGGTCTTCGTATCCCTGGAAGAGCATCCTTAGGGCTGTGATCGGGTTTTTCAGTTCATGCGCAAGCCCTGCGGATATCTGTCCGATGGATGAGAGTTTTTCCGCCTGAAGAAGGTGCGTGTAGGCGTATGCCTCTTCCATCTTGTCACTTACAGCCTTCAGCTCCATCGAGAGCCTGTTAAAACTCTCCGCAAGTTCGCCTATCTCATCGCCGGACCTGACCTCAACCCTTCTGCCGAATTCTCCCCTGCCCAACACCTTTGTGAATTCCACGAACTTGTTCAGGGGCTCTGTGACCAGCCTGCTCAGAAATACGGATGCGATTATTCCAAGAAGCATTACGAGCCCTATGATAGGGACGGTGATATTCCTCATACTTGCAAGTGTATCGTTAAGGCTGTCCTCTCTTATCCCTATATGAAGTTCCGACCTTGTGCCTTTGATTACGTTAACGCCTACATCTCTTATATAGCCATTCTCTGTATCCAGCAGTTGAACGTTCATCTTTCTTTCTTCTATTGGATTCCACCCGAGAATGTCAGCAGGCGGGGTATTTTTGAATGTATGAGCAAAGAGCCTGCCGTCTTCGTCAGTGACCAGGATATACTCAATGTCGTTTTCTTTAATTAGTACCTGGTCGAATGCCTGCATTATCTGAAAATGGTCTTTCAAAGGGATAAGGTTTGCGATCCTGTCAGAAAGGTTGCCGGCGATGGAGACAGCCTTTTTTTGCAGCTCTCCCCTGAAGGCGTTGATGATAGTCCCTCTTATGGAGAGCGTTATCATAAGCCCGACCGCGATAACAACGGTTGTAGTAAGCAGTATGATCTTGTTGCGGAGTTTCATTGTTGTAATCCGTATTTTTTGATCAAGGTTGATATGTTATCCAGGTCAGAAATATCGGCAGTCCCGAAACCATTTGGCATCTCTGTCTTATCCCACTCAAATATTATATGTTTGTGCCTGCCGTTCGGCTCAAACTCAAGCAGGGCAGTTTTTACTAACTCCACTGTTTTGCTGTCTACTGCACTATTGTATGCGATGATACTGCTTGGATATGGATTGGGAAGCCCTATTATTTGTATCTTGCCTTCAGGCCTTGTAATTATGGCGGTGTGATATATTGCGTCACCGTCCTTGTTCAGGCCGCTGACAAGATAATTGATCCCGTATTTTTCTTTGCCTGTCACATAGCTCATCAGGTCGATCGCTGCGAAATCAACAGCCCCGAGCCCAAGCTCTCTTACATTTTCCTCATCTGTTTTGAAGAATTTAAGACGGAAACGTTTGCCGGTTCTCCACTCAAGGTATTTGAGAAAAGGCGTGTAGATCTGAACCTGCTCTTTCGGGTCAAGGCTGAGGTCAAATCCGAACGAGAGGGTCTCGGCAAGTTCATCATTCTCTTTTGATACAACACCGGACTTTTTGTAGAGGCTCACCTTTTTCGGCTTCTCATCCTTTACGCATCCGGAGAGAATAAAAAGGAAAGAAAATATTACAACAGCTTTTGTAAAGTTAAGCGGCATAACCTCTATTTTATGGTGATTGCCTCAACAGGACAGTTCTCTTCTGCTGCTTCACAGCACATGGCATAGTCGCATGCGTCAGGGTCTATTACTTTTGATTTTGCATCAATGACCTGAAAGACGGCGGGGCATATCTCCATGCAGTTGCCGCACCCGATGCAGAGGTCTTCATCAACCACAGGCTTCAACTCAGCTTCTCCATAATGGCGGCGGCAAGAAGAGGGAACATTATCTCGTGATGGCCGGTCAGCGCGTATGAACTTCCGCCTGAAAGCACAGGCCTCCTCACGACATTCTCCCGTGTCCTGTAATGCTGGAAGAAGTCCATATTCACTGTAGTGAAATTCGTTACATCATGCTTAAGATTTCTTGTAAGAGCTATCGCCTTCAGAAAGACTTCAGGCAAGATGACCGCAGAGCCGAGATTGATATATACGCCGCCTTTGAGATCGGAGACGACCGATGAAAAGAGCTTAAAATCCCTCATGCTCCCTTCGCCTATAGCGGCTCCGTCTGCAGATGGATGCATATGAATGATGTCTGTGCCGATAGCGACATGCACAGTTGCCGGTATATTGAGCCTTGCGGCTGACGCGAGAATGCTGAACTCATTATAAGGGAAATCCTTGCTGACTATATGATCACCGACCGACCTGCCGATACCTTTACCTTTTTTTACGCCCTGATTTATTGCAAGGTTGATCCCCTTGCCGGTCTCTTCAGCCATGCCGAAGGTGCCGTTGCAAAGCTCGGTATCAACATCTTCAGATGTGTGTCCCATCATGCTCACCTCAAAATCATGGACAATGCAGGCGCCGTTCATGGCAATCGCGCTTATGACGCCTTTCTTCATAAGATTGATAATCACAGGAGAGAGGCCGACCTTTATCGGGTGCGCGCCCATGCCGAGGATAACAGGCCTGCCGTCCTCTTTTGCCTTCACAACAGCCTTGACGATCATTCTGAAATCAGTTCCGGCTAACAGGTCAGGCATGCTCTTGAGAAAGTCTTTGAAGCTTCCTTTTTCAAAAGGAGAACCAAACCTGTAGAGCTTCACCTTGCTCTTCCGATCCCCGAGTTTGCAGGTCTTTACCTGCTTTAATGATATAGGCTTATAGCTCTTTTTCACACAAAAAATATACCTTTAAGGAGGTTAATAGTCAAGAATGCAGCAGGATGGAAAGAATATTTCAAGCGTTCAACCTGTCACGGATCTTTTTAAATACTCTTTCTCCCGGGATCGTCTTAACTTTCCCGCTTTTTATTTCCTCAACCCTCTTTTCTGCTTCCTTTGCCCATAATTTATCAATCTCTTTTTGCGAGGGATTCAAGCTATGCAGAAGTTTCTCAACAAGCTTCGTTCTTATTTCTATAGGTAGCGAAATCGCTTCATCAAAAAGTTCATTAGTCTTTATCATGGTTGCCCTCCCAACTATTTAATTTGTCTTATTATATCATGTGAGCGGCAATGTATCACAAACAGATCATAATAGTGAAGAGGCGGTGTGGATTGGGCGAATGCCATTAGGCAAGTATGCCCCTGCTATTCCACGAGGGGTTTATTAGGAGGAATCTTTTATCCTTTTAAGATCAAACATTAAACCTATTAATCCATATACAATCACCCAAACAATAGATCCGAAAAGCAAATACAGTTTATCTAACCCTTCTGAATTGAAGCTTAATAGCAAAATAGGCAATTGATGAAATAATAAAATAATTGAACCTACTCCGCCTAAAGCAGCTCTAGCTCCATCTAAACTATAATGTAGTGATAACCATAAAGATAAAGGTAGGGCTATTAGCCCTAAGATAAATCCTGTTGTCATAGATTTATATTTGTATGAATACTTATTTAGTATCCATCTCCCAATAATTAGAGGGCTGAGAAGAAAAAGAATACCCAATAATGAGATAGGCCATGACAAGAGCGAAGAGGTATATAATAAGTCTGTTATTTTATCAAACAATTTCGTTCTCCTAATAATTAATACAGCGTTTTCTTAAATAAGACAATTATAGAATAGAAGTGTGAAATACAAAATACAAGCACAAAACATAGGAGAGAGATTTATCAAAAGGAAGATTCTGGACAAGCCAGAATGACGGAATTAGTTCTGTTCGCTGAGTAATTGCTTATAAGGTGATTATTTGATATTCTGTCTCATATGCCAACCTTATATCTCATAGACGGCAACTCATATTTGTACCGCGCGTTTTACGCAATAAAAAGGCTCTCATCTTCATCCGGTTTTCCCACGAACGCCATCTACGGTTTCACAACGATGATATTGAAGATACTTGAGCAGAAGAAGCCTGACTACTTCACCATCGTATTTGACTCGCCGGGGCCGACTCACAGGCATGAGGCGTATGAGCATTACAAGGCGCACAGGCCGTCCATGCCTGATGACCTTAAATTGCAGGTTCCCATCATCAAGGAGATAATCGGGGCGTTCAATATTCACACCATTGAGAAGCCGGGTTTTGAGGCTGATGACCTTCTTGCTGTGATCGCAAAGAGGGCTGAAAAAGAGGGGGTTGATGTCTTCATCGTTACAGGGGATAAGGACCTCTGCCAGGTAATTACTCCGAGGATAAAGATATACGACAGCATGAAGGAGAAGGTTACAGGGGAAAAGGATGTGATCGAGCGTTTCGGTGTTGAGCCTCGGCGCATCCCCGAGATAATGGCGCTCATGGGAGATGCGTCAGACAATATCCCAGGGGTTCCCGGCATCGGTGAGAAGACGGCTGTAAAGCTGATAAAAGAGTTCGGCAGCCTTGACGGTGTGATAAAGAATCATGCTGGGATCAAACAGCCGAAGCTCAGAGAATCTATCGCTGCAAATATCCCTAACATAGAGCTGAGCCTTGTGCTTGCCACGGTCAACCTTGAAGCGCCTGCGGAAGTATCAATGGAGGAGCTTCTGGAGAGAGAGCCTGACTGGCCGAGGCTCTTTGAGATATTCAGCAAGTATGAACTTAGGTCATTAGTAAACCTTGTTCCAAAAGAGGAGCAGACAGTTTCCTCGTTTAATGCGGAATATGTAACGATCACTGATGAAGCTCTTCTTAAAGAGGTCATCGCTTCAATAAAGAATGAGGTGACGATTGATACAGAGACAACTTCAAAGTCGCCTGTATTGGCCGAGCTTGTCGGCATATCGCTCTCTGTTGATCCTGCAAAAGCGTATTACATCCCTCTCGCACATTATTACTTGGGAGCGCCGAAGCAGCTCACTAAAGAGTCTGTTATCAAAGAGCTGAGAGTTATCCTTGAGAATCCTGATATCAAAAAAACAGGGCATAACATCAAGTATGACCTTATCGTCCTGAAGAATGAGGGGATCGATCTGAAGGGCGTTGCTTTTGACACGATGCTCGCCTCTTATCTTTTGAATCCGAACAGATCCAATCACGGCCTCGATGATGTCGCAATGAGCCAGCTCTCAATTGAGAAGATAAGCTTCAAGGATGTTGTCGGTAAGCTGAATGGCTTCAGCGAGGTCAGTGTTGAGGATGCGACAAGATATTCCGGCGAAGATTCAGCGGTCACGCTGAAGCTTAAGAGACGTCTTGAGCCGATGCTTCAGAAGGAAGGGCTTTACATGCTCTTCAATGACATGGAGATGCCTCTTGTTGAGGTGCTTGCGGATATGGAGATGTCTGGCATAAAGATCGACAGTTCATTGATGACATCTCTTTCAGAGAAGCTCGGCAGGGAGCTTGAGAGCATTGAGAAGCGTATATATTTCATTGCTGGTGAGGAGTTCAATATCAACTCGCCGAAGCAGCTTCAGGAAATTCTGTATGAGAAGTTAGGATTAAGAAAGATAAAGAAGACCAAGACCGGTTACTCAACTGATGTTGATGTGCTTGAAGAGCTTTCGCTTGAGCATGAACTGCCGAAAGAGATACTTGAATACAGAGGGCTTTCAAAGATAAAGAATACCTATATTGACGCCTTGCCGAAGATAGTCAATCTGAAGACAGGTCGGATACATACATCATTCAATCAGACGATAACAGCCACGGGACGGCTCAGCAGCTCTGATCCGAACCTCCAGAATATCCCTGCAAGGGGCGAGTGGGGCACGAGGATAAGGCAGGCATTTATAGCTGAGCAGGGGAATCTTCTTCTCTCATCAGACTACTCTCAGATAGAGCTGAGGATACTCGCGCATCTCAGCGGGGATGAGGGATTGATAGATGTATTCAACAATGGCGGAGATATTCATTCAAGGACGGCATCAGGACTCTTCGGCATACCTGCCGGTGAAGTTACATCTGAGATGAGGCGCAGGGCAAAGGTTGTGAACTTCGGCATTGTTTACGGAATGAGCCCATACGGACTGAGCAAAGAGCTAACTATATCTCCGGGTGAAGCAAAGGATTATATAGACACATATTTTGCCCAGCATCCCGGCGTCAGCAGGTATATTGCATCACTCATAGAAGAGGTCACACAAAAAGGATATGTAACGACCTTGTACAACAGAAAGAGGGCTATACCTGAACTGCAAAGCACAAATAAAA
Coding sequences:
- a CDS encoding sigma-54-dependent Fis family transcriptional regulator, which translates into the protein MDKILVVDDEQGVCYSFKKILGRQGYDVITANNGIEAIEKSGAEKPALIIMDVSMPKMDGLETLQKLKSLHPSLTIIMMTAYSTSDRAITAMKYGAYDYLIKPFDNTDMISLVERALAERKMSSPVTFEETDMEEGDRIIGKSPAILEIYKKIGQVAESDVTVLLRGETGTGKELIARAIYHHSDRVNKPFLPVNCAAIPETLLESELFGHEKGAFSGADTRKIGKFEQCDKGTMFLDEIGDMPLTLQAKLLRVLQDGTFQRLGGKETIKTDVRIIAATNKDLEEMQQSGKFRNDLYWRLNVVSIHVPALRERKEDIEHIINYFIQRYNRELGKEIKGISPELLKKFLGYNWPGNIRELQNIIHRGMVLCQKDVLSLEDSEAFQETVPVKDTIENMLSYVADQLLNKGDANIYKDAIASFERILIKRALELNNNNQVTTAKFLGISRNTLREKMSSDKDDNLSRK
- a CDS encoding ferredoxin, with the protein product MKPVVDEDLCIGCGNCMEICPAVFQVIDAKSKVIDPDACDYAMCCEAAEENCPVEAITIK
- a CDS encoding HAMP domain-containing protein; the encoded protein is MKLRNKIILLTTTVVIAVGLMITLSIRGTIINAFRGELQKKAVSIAGNLSDRIANLIPLKDHFQIMQAFDQVLIKENDIEYILVTDEDGRLFAHTFKNTPPADILGWNPIEERKMNVQLLDTENGYIRDVGVNVIKGTRSELHIGIREDSLNDTLASMRNITVPIIGLVMLLGIIASVFLSRLVTEPLNKFVEFTKVLGRGEFGRRVEVRSGDEIGELAESFNRLSMELKAVSDKMEEAYAYTHLLQAEKLSSIGQISAGLAHELKNPITALRMLFQGYEDQPDMTREDAAVITNEIDKIDNILSGFLGFVKQKGTNIAKVNLKSLIDRVLSLATFDIQRHNITIHMDMLETLPAVYADRSLLEQVFLNLVLNAIEAMPKGGEIRISGKTDENFVEVMVWDRGSGIPPDLKAKVFDPFFTTKETGTGLGLSIAYNIIKTHGGRLYFSSSEKLGTVFTVRLPKGTAHG
- the polA gene encoding DNA polymerase I codes for the protein MPTLYLIDGNSYLYRAFYAIKRLSSSSGFPTNAIYGFTTMILKILEQKKPDYFTIVFDSPGPTHRHEAYEHYKAHRPSMPDDLKLQVPIIKEIIGAFNIHTIEKPGFEADDLLAVIAKRAEKEGVDVFIVTGDKDLCQVITPRIKIYDSMKEKVTGEKDVIERFGVEPRRIPEIMALMGDASDNIPGVPGIGEKTAVKLIKEFGSLDGVIKNHAGIKQPKLRESIAANIPNIELSLVLATVNLEAPAEVSMEELLEREPDWPRLFEIFSKYELRSLVNLVPKEEQTVSSFNAEYVTITDEALLKEVIASIKNEVTIDTETTSKSPVLAELVGISLSVDPAKAYYIPLAHYYLGAPKQLTKESVIKELRVILENPDIKKTGHNIKYDLIVLKNEGIDLKGVAFDTMLASYLLNPNRSNHGLDDVAMSQLSIEKISFKDVVGKLNGFSEVSVEDATRYSGEDSAVTLKLKRRLEPMLQKEGLYMLFNDMEMPLVEVLADMEMSGIKIDSSLMTSLSEKLGRELESIEKRIYFIAGEEFNINSPKQLQEILYEKLGLRKIKKTKTGYSTDVDVLEELSLEHELPKEILEYRGLSKIKNTYIDALPKIVNLKTGRIHTSFNQTITATGRLSSSDPNLQNIPARGEWGTRIRQAFIAEQGNLLLSSDYSQIELRILAHLSGDEGLIDVFNNGGDIHSRTASGLFGIPAGEVTSEMRRRAKVVNFGIVYGMSPYGLSKELTISPGEAKDYIDTYFAQHPGVSRYIASLIEEVTQKGYVTTLYNRKRAIPELQSTNKNIKQLGERLAINTPIQGSAADIIKIAMINIHNRIINEKLRMKMLLQVHDELLFEVPADEAQKAEALVREEMENVIKLHVPLKVDIGIGKNWAEAH
- a CDS encoding transporter substrate-binding domain-containing protein; the protein is MKRSSLAVLMAALLVMSFVALATAGTLLEEVTKRGVVRIGHGNATPPMNYLNDKGEWTGFDVDLGTAIAEKLGVKIERVLVDNKTRIAFLANRSIDISLANISATRSREEQMDYAEPPYFWTGKIFYAKKGKIKSIKDLGGKKIGVDQGSNAFTAAPQEIAKVTDIKPEMLSFQNSAEGFLALKQGKIDAYSQDAQIMASVAGSLGEEYEAVGGAIWSAGLYGIGVPENESDFRDKISFILQDMMKDGTYEKIYQKWFGAKGIAPLSINARPRLPKDTFGDMLYTWPD
- a CDS encoding amino acid ABC transporter permease, producing the protein MKFFNLRYDFDWSIPFREPYLSWLITGVKLTLLIAVVTAVMSLIIGTALAIMRVSRFKVLNIPAKLYVETVRNIPGLFWLLFFYFIFPQMLPSRLTDMLNQYSYYSVVAGILGLTVDNSAYVSDIVRAGLLSVPRGHLEAAVSTGLNRLQQLRYIMLPEAFRAILPPLGTRMIHNFKNSSLCMAIAAPELTWATQQIESITFRGLEVTFLATVFYVSLSLAMAMIIIRLEKRCKAI
- a CDS encoding amino acid ABC transporter permease, which gives rise to MEFFFEQLANWKFYLIGGFPNAPLTGLTLNIVLALLSIGIGLSFAIILGLGRISVRRYIRYPCGACVDIVRSTPLLLIVFWFYFFLPVLGVKISILGCAIISLSVYAAAYQAEIVRAGILAVPAGQMEAGISTGMSKSQVFVNIIFPQAFRMMLPSFVSFFNSMFKNTSTVYIIGVVDLTRTGIIISQLKPNRIYAAYALMALGFWIVCYALSFSAQKLEKKLGTLDYESYKPEICREDLILLPLPKAVKRFLTTQK
- a CDS encoding PhnD/SsuA/transferrin family substrate-binding protein — encoded protein: MPLNFTKAVVIFSFLFILSGCVKDEKPKKVSLYKKSGVVSKENDELAETLSFGFDLSLDPKEQVQIYTPFLKYLEWRTGKRFRLKFFKTDEENVRELGLGAVDFAAIDLMSYVTGKEKYGINYLVSGLNKDGDAIYHTAIITRPEGKIQIIGLPNPYPSSIIAYNSAVDSKTVELVKTALLEFEPNGRHKHIIFEWDKTEMPNGFGTADISDLDNISTLIKKYGLQQ
- a CDS encoding addiction module protein, encoding MKTNELFDEAISLPIEIRTKLVEKLLHSLNPSQKEIDKLWAKEAEKRVEEIKSGKVKTIPGERVFKKIRDRLNA